A stretch of the Bacteroidales bacterium genome encodes the following:
- a CDS encoding 30S ribosomal protein S21, protein MIVVPVKEGDNIERALKKFKRKYEKTGIVKELRARQAFEKPSVANRKKMMRAVYVQKLKQVEE, encoded by the coding sequence ATGATAGTAGTACCAGTAAAAGAAGGCGACAACATTGAAAGAGCGCTAAAAAAATTCAAAAGAAAATACGAGAAAACAGGTATCGTAAAAGAACTTCGTGCTCGTCAAGCTTTTGAGAAACCATCTGTAGCAAACCGTAAAAAAATGATGCGTGCGGTTTATGTACAAAAATTAAAACAAGTAGAGGAGTAA
- the radC gene encoding DNA repair protein RadC, whose protein sequence is MMKSKLAITDWALEDRPREKMMLHGIRTLTDAELIAILIGSGNRNESAVELSQRILNSVDGKLSLLGKRSVEDLIGEFDGIGEAKAITILAAIELGRRRKSEEMTRATTISSSRDAFNYIYPRLIDLHQEEFWVILLNNGGRIIDCVRISQGSTKATLVDIKLIMRSGINRLAQGIIACHNHPSGTPYPSDADIKLTKKIKEAGQILDIQLLDHIIVAGEEYYSFLDKNML, encoded by the coding sequence ATGATGAAAAGTAAACTTGCTATAACTGACTGGGCATTAGAAGATCGTCCTCGCGAAAAGATGATGTTACATGGCATCCGCACATTAACGGATGCCGAGTTAATTGCGATTCTAATAGGCTCAGGTAACAGAAACGAGAGTGCAGTTGAACTATCACAAAGAATTTTGAATAGTGTTGATGGAAAACTTTCGCTTCTTGGCAAGAGAAGTGTTGAAGATCTTATCGGCGAATTTGATGGCATTGGCGAAGCAAAAGCAATTACTATTCTTGCAGCCATAGAGTTAGGCAGACGCCGTAAGAGCGAAGAGATGACTCGTGCTACAACTATATCATCAAGCCGAGATGCCTTTAATTACATCTACCCTCGCCTTATTGATTTACACCAAGAGGAATTCTGGGTTATCTTATTAAATAATGGTGGTCGTATTATAGATTGTGTACGTATAAGCCAAGGCTCAACAAAAGCCACATTAGTTGACATTAAACTGATAATGCGAAGTGGCATCAACCGACTTGCCCAAGGGATAATAGCATGCCACAACCACCCTTCAGGAACTCCCTACCCAAGCGATGCCGATATAAAACTTACAAAAAAGATAAAAGAGGCGGGGCAAATTTTAGACATCCAACTACTCGACCATATCATTGTTGCAGGAGAGGAATATTATAGTTTCCTTGACAAAAATATGCTTTAA
- a CDS encoding UvrD-helicase domain-containing protein, with protein sequence MDKEKPRLKTEPPLVVYKASAGSGKTFTLTLYYLWLLFSKSQFDTFDSERNKTYRHILAVTFTNKATGEMKARIIKSLYNLATGSDDRNSKIYREELIGSGCVKDGEELQKRSMEILYTLLHDYTNFNVSTIDTFFQKTMRAFVRDIGMQGGYNVELNSEEVANEAIDRMYLSLSDDADDDTLKKWLLDFDISQIEDNGKWNSAEWKIRVLSKELFKEAYKRWRDSLPPDKLPTKDDVAAFNKYVTEKSRTLQNKWKNIVKEGHEILKDLYKCLDELAGKNSSPLRYFITPSENIKSPNNTLLLSDRSKWEHNKNNVSDKTKDTLDKFDSSGCMDALRDFFRNDYPEYCLYETLRRNLYSFGILSDVDIHIRDIIKERNIMLLSDTTDLLNKVIKGTDTPFIYEKVGVNIHHYMIDEFQDTSHAQWENFLPLLKESISKGGHNLIVGDVKQSIYRWRNSDWTMLNGLPASEESFVQNKALEESMDVNWRSAPHIIKFNNNFFTHAVKVLVDAKKDEHSYIDKTGEERYPLRDKIITAYQDCKQKINTAKEPDTGYVKVEFIPHANDYAEQVLPKLYADIQSMLKSGYSADKIAILTRTNDDAIVTAQYLMSAQKDEDEKFYVISNEALMIKNSSSVKSIIAILRYINSSKEPINRLMMNYEYASSLSTSGSTIIEQAIKLLTEESLEYDEKIAVLSTKSLFEMCEGIIDLLKIKDDEEQLPYIQAFQDVILSYVGQKDNALLEFLNWWDLHSDDFCISTPETKNAVRIITIHKSKGLEYPTIFIPFCNWQIENGASILWRKYITDDENEWMFPLSVSKKMLNSPFIEDYLEEKSLAIIDNLNIGYVAFTRAEDNLIVYAPKPSNKGMLSFNSLMYTTIEAMSKEQDNVSFDGYVYEYGKMYIPQDTKESNSQNPVKEISRYEVDPIESKLRLKLKGEAYFDNHSNLSIGKVKHKMMSEVIVKEDVERVAKKYERMGVLSSAEKDEFINEILSQIDVNPQIAEWFEKGNYVLNETAVLNPSSDGKLNYRPDRLIIKGDKVVIVDYKFGKESSSYIKQMKDYIRILKEMGNFDVSGYIWYVTEKRVV encoded by the coding sequence CTTTTGACTCGGAGCGAAACAAAACGTATAGACATATTCTTGCTGTAACCTTTACTAATAAGGCTACCGGTGAGATGAAGGCTCGTATAATAAAATCGCTGTACAATCTTGCCACAGGAAGCGATGATAGAAATTCAAAAATATATAGAGAAGAGTTAATCGGGTCGGGGTGTGTTAAAGATGGAGAGGAGTTGCAAAAGCGTTCAATGGAGATATTATATACACTCCTTCATGATTACACAAACTTTAATGTTTCAACCATTGATACCTTCTTTCAAAAGACTATGCGTGCCTTTGTGAGAGATATTGGTATGCAAGGAGGATATAATGTTGAACTCAATTCTGAGGAGGTGGCAAATGAGGCAATAGATAGAATGTATCTTTCTCTCTCTGATGATGCGGATGATGATACTTTAAAAAAATGGCTTTTAGATTTTGATATCTCACAAATAGAGGATAATGGAAAGTGGAATTCTGCCGAGTGGAAAATAAGGGTTTTATCGAAGGAGCTCTTTAAGGAGGCATATAAACGTTGGAGAGATAGTTTGCCGCCCGATAAATTACCAACTAAAGATGATGTAGCAGCCTTTAATAAGTATGTGACCGAAAAAAGTCGTACGCTTCAAAATAAGTGGAAAAATATAGTTAAAGAAGGACATGAAATTTTAAAAGATTTATATAAGTGTTTAGATGAACTTGCTGGTAAGAATAGCTCTCCGTTAAGGTATTTTATAACTCCCAGTGAAAATATTAAGAGCCCAAATAACACTTTGTTACTTAGCGATAGATCAAAATGGGAACATAATAAAAATAATGTTTCTGATAAAACAAAGGATACTCTTGATAAATTTGACAGTTCTGGATGTATGGATGCTCTAAGGGATTTTTTCAGGAACGATTATCCTGAATATTGTTTATATGAAACTCTAAGACGTAACCTATACTCATTTGGAATTTTGAGTGATGTTGATATTCATATAAGAGATATAATAAAAGAGAGAAACATTATGCTCTTGTCTGATACAACAGATTTGTTGAATAAGGTTATAAAAGGGACCGATACACCTTTCATATACGAGAAAGTGGGGGTAAATATTCACCACTATATGATAGATGAATTTCAGGATACTTCTCATGCTCAATGGGAGAATTTTTTGCCTCTTTTAAAAGAGAGTATATCAAAGGGTGGACATAACCTTATTGTGGGTGATGTTAAACAGAGTATATATAGATGGAGAAATTCCGATTGGACAATGCTTAATGGCTTGCCCGCAAGCGAAGAGTCTTTTGTGCAAAATAAGGCATTAGAAGAGTCGATGGATGTGAATTGGAGAAGTGCTCCCCATATTATAAAATTTAATAATAATTTCTTCACCCACGCCGTAAAGGTATTGGTTGATGCAAAAAAAGATGAACATTCTTATATTGATAAAACGGGAGAAGAGAGATATCCGTTAAGAGATAAAATTATAACAGCATACCAAGATTGTAAGCAGAAGATAAATACGGCTAAAGAACCAGATACCGGTTATGTAAAAGTTGAGTTTATTCCCCATGCAAATGATTATGCGGAGCAGGTGTTACCTAAACTATATGCCGATATTCAATCAATGTTGAAGAGTGGATATAGTGCCGATAAAATAGCAATCCTTACTCGAACTAACGATGATGCGATAGTAACGGCTCAATATCTTATGTCGGCACAAAAGGATGAAGATGAGAAATTTTATGTTATATCCAATGAGGCGTTAATGATAAAAAACTCTTCATCTGTTAAGTCGATAATTGCTATTCTGCGATATATTAATTCATCAAAAGAGCCGATTAATAGACTGATGATGAATTATGAATATGCTTCTTCTCTCTCGACTTCGGGTTCAACCATAATAGAACAGGCTATTAAATTATTAACAGAAGAGTCGCTTGAATATGATGAGAAGATAGCTGTTTTATCAACCAAGTCGCTGTTTGAAATGTGTGAGGGTATAATTGATTTATTGAAGATTAAAGATGATGAAGAACAATTGCCTTATATTCAAGCTTTTCAAGATGTGATATTGTCATATGTGGGTCAAAAGGATAACGCTCTCTTAGAGTTTTTAAATTGGTGGGATTTGCATAGTGATGATTTTTGCATATCAACTCCCGAAACAAAAAATGCTGTACGAATAATTACAATTCATAAGTCTAAGGGATTAGAGTATCCTACAATATTTATTCCTTTCTGTAATTGGCAAATTGAGAATGGTGCGAGTATATTGTGGAGAAAATATATAACAGATGATGAGAATGAGTGGATGTTTCCTCTCTCGGTCTCAAAGAAAATGTTAAACTCTCCTTTTATTGAAGATTATTTAGAAGAGAAGTCGCTTGCTATTATTGATAACCTGAATATCGGTTATGTTGCCTTTACTCGAGCTGAGGATAATCTAATAGTGTATGCTCCAAAACCATCAAATAAAGGAATGTTGTCATTTAACTCTTTAATGTATACAACCATAGAGGCTATGTCTAAGGAGCAAGATAATGTTTCGTTTGATGGATATGTATATGAGTATGGTAAGATGTATATTCCTCAAGATACCAAAGAGAGTAACTCTCAAAATCCGGTTAAGGAGATTTCGCGATATGAGGTTGATCCAATAGAGTCTAAATTGCGACTTAAATTAAAGGGAGAGGCATATTTTGATAATCACTCAAATTTATCGATTGGAAAAGTAAAACACAAAATGATGAGTGAGGTTATTGTTAAAGAGGATGTTGAGCGAGTTGCAAAGAAATATGAGCGAATGGGTGTTCTCTCCTCAGCGGAGAAGGATGAATTTATTAATGAGATATTGTCACAAATAGATGTAAATCCTCAAATTGCTGAGTGGTTTGAGAAGGGAAACTATGTTTTAAATGAAACCGCAGTGTTAAATCCATCTTCTGACGGTAAACTAAATTATCGCCCCGACAGACTTATTATTAAGGGTGATAAAGTTGTTATTGTGGATTATAAGTTTGGTAAAGAGTCAAGTTCTTATATAAAACAAATGAAGGACTATATTCGTATTCTCAAAGAGATGGGTAACTTTGATGTGTCGGGTTATATTTGGTATGTAACCGAAAAAAGAGTTGTTTAA
- a CDS encoding gamma carbonic anhydrase family protein, producing the protein MALIKEVRGFTPQIGKDCYLSENATIVGDVIIGDECSIWFNTVLRGDVNSIRVGNRVNIQDGSVLHTLYEKSTIHIGNDVSIGHNVTIHGADICDGALIGMGAVVLDHAVVGEGAIVAAGSVVLSKTVIKPGELWGGAPAKFIKMVDVEQSKEINQKIAKNYLMYSKWYSENTTDDEK; encoded by the coding sequence ATGGCATTAATAAAAGAGGTTAGAGGGTTTACTCCTCAAATAGGTAAAGATTGTTACCTTTCAGAGAACGCCACTATTGTTGGAGATGTGATTATTGGCGATGAGTGCAGCATTTGGTTTAACACCGTACTACGAGGTGACGTAAACTCAATAAGAGTTGGCAATAGAGTAAACATACAAGATGGCTCGGTATTACACACACTATACGAAAAATCTACTATACACATTGGCAACGATGTTTCAATAGGACACAACGTAACCATTCATGGCGCCGACATTTGCGACGGAGCTTTAATTGGCATGGGGGCTGTTGTTCTCGACCACGCCGTAGTTGGCGAGGGAGCTATTGTTGCAGCAGGCTCAGTGGTGCTAAGCAAAACAGTAATCAAACCCGGCGAACTTTGGGGTGGAGCACCTGCAAAATTCATAAAGATGGTTGATGTTGAACAATCGAAAGAGATAAACCAAAAGATAGCCAAAAACTATCTGATGTATTCAAAGTGGTATAGCGAAAATACAACAGATGATGAAAAGTAA
- a CDS encoding aminopeptidase P family protein: MSNNVINSRLEAIRSLMQKEGINVYMVPNFDPHLSEYPPERWNTRKWTTGFTGSAGCAVISLTNAALWSDSRYFIQAEKELEGTNYTFFKDGLPDSVSIIDWVCEQAGEGGVVAADDTAFSYNEGAKMKATFSKRGIDLRFDFNPIDRLWNDRPSIPESEVMVYATEYAGEDFESKYKKIIEKAIQREANSVLLSALDDIAWAFNIRGEDVKFNPMVVAYGFLSDSKKAIFIEEKKVSSDAAKYFAENGIEVMEYDKIEDFLKSLPSDSKVIADTSRANYRLCNILSEKGCLIAECSPITMMKSVKNSTEIEGTRNALTRDGVAMVNFLYWLDTNIGKIEMSEISIADKLRSFRAEQPLFMGESFGTIAGYAGHGAIVHYRATEESDAKLQPKGFVLVDSGGQYLDGTTDITRTIPLGELTEEEKKCFTLVLKGHIAVAQAQFPHGTRGAQIDAFARIALWKEGYTYNHGTGHGIGHFLNVHEGPQNIRLEENPTPLLPGMMTSNEPGVYLSDRFGIRTENIILTVEKCNTEFGKFYEFETMTLCPIDTRAIEVSLMTENEIEWLNSYHTRVYSTLSPLLGSQQCEWLKERCSPIK, from the coding sequence ATGAGTAATAATGTTATCAATTCTCGTTTAGAGGCTATTCGCTCTCTTATGCAGAAAGAGGGCATTAATGTCTATATGGTTCCCAACTTTGATCCTCATTTGAGCGAATACCCTCCTGAAAGATGGAACACTCGCAAATGGACTACCGGCTTTACCGGCTCTGCTGGGTGTGCCGTAATATCACTTACCAACGCTGCTCTATGGAGCGATTCACGCTACTTCATTCAGGCCGAGAAGGAACTTGAGGGAACAAATTACACTTTCTTTAAAGATGGACTTCCTGACTCTGTCTCTATAATTGATTGGGTATGCGAACAAGCTGGAGAAGGTGGCGTTGTTGCTGCCGATGATACTGCCTTCTCATACAACGAAGGTGCAAAAATGAAAGCGACTTTCAGTAAAAGAGGTATTGATCTAAGGTTTGACTTTAACCCCATCGACCGACTATGGAACGACAGGCCTTCAATTCCCGAGAGCGAAGTAATGGTTTATGCAACCGAGTATGCAGGGGAGGATTTTGAGAGCAAATACAAGAAGATTATTGAAAAGGCTATACAAAGAGAAGCTAATAGCGTTCTTTTGAGTGCATTGGACGATATTGCTTGGGCGTTTAACATAAGAGGCGAGGATGTTAAGTTCAACCCTATGGTTGTCGCATACGGTTTTTTAAGCGACAGCAAAAAGGCTATTTTCATTGAGGAGAAAAAGGTTTCAAGTGATGCGGCTAAATATTTTGCAGAGAATGGTATTGAGGTTATGGAGTACGACAAAATTGAGGATTTCCTAAAGAGTCTCCCCTCTGACAGCAAAGTTATTGCCGACACTTCAAGAGCCAATTACCGACTCTGCAACATATTAAGCGAGAAAGGCTGTCTAATTGCAGAGTGCTCGCCTATTACAATGATGAAGAGTGTTAAAAACAGCACAGAGATTGAGGGTACCCGTAATGCTCTTACTCGCGATGGAGTTGCTATGGTAAACTTTCTTTACTGGTTAGATACAAACATTGGAAAGATTGAGATGAGCGAAATCTCAATTGCCGATAAACTTCGCAGTTTCAGAGCAGAGCAACCCCTGTTTATGGGAGAGAGTTTTGGGACTATTGCTGGTTATGCTGGACATGGAGCAATTGTTCACTATCGTGCCACAGAGGAGAGCGATGCAAAACTTCAACCCAAAGGTTTTGTTTTGGTTGATAGTGGCGGTCAATATCTTGATGGCACAACCGATATTACTCGCACAATACCCTTAGGGGAACTAACCGAAGAAGAGAAGAAATGTTTTACTCTTGTTCTAAAAGGGCACATTGCTGTTGCTCAGGCTCAATTCCCTCACGGAACACGAGGTGCTCAAATTGACGCTTTTGCCCGTATTGCTTTATGGAAAGAGGGTTATACATACAATCATGGCACAGGGCATGGAATAGGACACTTCTTAAATGTCCACGAAGGACCTCAAAACATTCGCCTTGAGGAGAATCCCACTCCACTACTACCCGGAATGATGACCTCAAATGAACCCGGTGTTTATCTTAGCGACAGATTTGGGATAAGAACTGAGAATATTATTCTCACCGTAGAGAAATGCAACACCGAGTTTGGTAAGTTCTATGAGTTTGAAACTATGACTCTATGCCCCATAGATACTCGTGCAATAGAAGTAAGTTTAATGACCGAGAACGAGATTGAGTGGTTAAACAGCTATCACACAAGAGTTTATAGCACACTATCTCCACTATTGGGTAGCCAACAATGCGAATGGTTAAAAGAGAGATGTTCTCCAATTAAATAA